From Hymenobacter sedentarius, a single genomic window includes:
- a CDS encoding OmpA family protein translates to MSSLLRWCRVLFLLALGMAAAPRAHAQRRAAKAIPPAASPSADTTSGGASAAPATRKGAPRAKPAATVRPPAIAPGTYRVRSLSSRTIRKLHLRPDGTPDFVNINRYPYYEDKKALRAITKAERRHQYRPARVLLEEYVARFGPTNFARNTDLLWHLGQLLERDSQMVKAKAYYRLALKHHRSDITKVQLYYDSLEQKNQDLYVPLKTYYDLVEYRKNINTFHPPKGVYTSMGDAINGKAPDYGPALANNDSTILFSSKRKRHSITGVIDEDLYTSHKEGVSWSDAEPLPKPINSPNNEGSACLSKDGRTIFFARCECATCHGNCDLFTATKGKDGKWSMPKSLGTAVNSPAWDSQPTLSQNEDTLYFASDRLGGFGLSDIYFTHKLRNGQWSQAENAGPVVNTRESEVSPFYHPLYHVLYFSSRGQLLNFGDFDIYKTYRVGGRWQEPKNIGPLVNGKGSEYYFTIDAQSKNLYYARSEAAEINNLDLYSFPLPMEAQPLATTKVEGTLLDSVSSKPLKGIVSIIDTDNGIEVASKFIRPDGTFDFELIEGSHYAMLIQSTDFFSVEKQFALKGDTVMTLLTNSIDYKLPLIFKNIEFQPGKFAILPSMYATLDRIAIFLVDHPTFRLNIGGHTDTSGDPDVNERLSQDRAEEIRRYIERKGKLKPNRIESFGYGSSKPLKDEITDADAKVNRRVEFRLLKPEGDKPADGGGEWK, encoded by the coding sequence ATGTCTTCTTTATTGCGTTGGTGCCGCGTCCTGTTCCTGCTCGCGCTGGGAATGGCGGCCGCGCCGCGTGCCCACGCCCAGCGCCGCGCCGCCAAAGCCATCCCGCCTGCGGCCTCGCCTTCGGCCGATACCACCAGCGGCGGCGCTTCGGCGGCCCCAGCCACGCGCAAGGGCGCTCCGCGAGCCAAGCCGGCCGCTACGGTACGCCCGCCTGCCATTGCGCCGGGCACCTACCGGGTGCGGAGCCTCAGCAGCCGTACCATCCGCAAGCTGCACCTGCGCCCCGATGGCACGCCGGACTTCGTGAACATCAACCGCTACCCGTATTACGAGGATAAAAAGGCGCTGCGGGCCATTACCAAAGCCGAGCGGCGGCACCAGTACCGCCCGGCGCGCGTGCTGCTGGAAGAATACGTGGCCCGCTTCGGCCCCACCAACTTTGCCCGCAACACCGACCTGCTCTGGCACCTGGGCCAGCTGCTGGAGCGCGACAGCCAGATGGTGAAAGCCAAAGCGTATTACCGCCTGGCCCTCAAGCACCACCGCTCCGACATCACCAAAGTGCAGCTCTACTACGACTCGCTGGAGCAGAAAAACCAGGACCTGTACGTGCCCCTGAAAACGTACTACGACCTGGTGGAGTACCGCAAGAACATCAACACGTTTCACCCGCCCAAGGGCGTGTACACGAGCATGGGCGACGCCATCAACGGCAAAGCCCCCGACTACGGGCCGGCGCTGGCCAACAACGATTCGACCATTCTGTTCAGCAGCAAGCGCAAGCGCCACAGCATCACCGGCGTTATCGACGAAGACCTGTATACCTCGCACAAGGAAGGCGTGAGCTGGAGCGACGCCGAGCCGCTGCCCAAACCCATCAACTCGCCCAACAACGAGGGCTCGGCCTGCCTGAGCAAGGACGGCCGCACCATCTTCTTCGCCCGCTGCGAGTGCGCCACCTGCCACGGCAACTGCGACCTGTTTACGGCCACGAAGGGCAAAGACGGTAAGTGGAGCATGCCCAAAAGCCTCGGCACTGCCGTGAACTCGCCGGCCTGGGACTCCCAGCCCACCCTCTCCCAAAACGAGGACACGCTCTACTTCGCTTCCGACCGCCTGGGCGGCTTCGGGCTTTCCGACATCTACTTCACCCACAAGCTGCGCAATGGGCAGTGGAGCCAGGCCGAAAACGCCGGGCCCGTGGTGAACACGCGCGAAAGCGAAGTGAGCCCGTTTTATCACCCGCTCTACCACGTGCTGTACTTCAGCTCGCGCGGGCAGCTGCTCAACTTCGGCGATTTTGACATTTACAAAACCTACCGGGTGGGTGGCCGCTGGCAGGAGCCCAAAAACATAGGCCCCCTGGTAAACGGCAAAGGTTCCGAGTACTACTTTACCATCGACGCCCAAAGCAAAAACCTCTACTACGCCCGCTCCGAAGCTGCGGAAATCAACAACCTCGACCTCTACTCCTTCCCGCTGCCCATGGAGGCCCAGCCCTTGGCCACCACCAAGGTAGAAGGCACGCTACTCGACTCGGTATCTAGCAAGCCGCTGAAGGGCATTGTGAGCATTATCGACACCGACAACGGCATCGAAGTCGCCAGCAAGTTCATCCGGCCCGACGGCACCTTCGACTTTGAGCTGATTGAGGGCTCGCACTACGCCATGCTCATTCAAAGTACCGACTTTTTCAGCGTCGAGAAGCAGTTTGCGCTGAAAGGCGACACGGTGATGACGCTGCTCACCAACAGCATCGACTACAAGCTGCCGCTGATTTTCAAGAACATTGAGTTTCAGCCGGGCAAGTTTGCCATTCTGCCTTCCATGTACGCCACGCTCGACCGCATTGCCATTTTCCTGGTGGACCACCCCACGTTCCGGCTCAACATTGGGGGCCACACCGACACCAGCGGCGACCCCGACGTGAACGAGCGGCTCTCGCAGGACCGCGCCGAGGAAATTCGCCGCTACATCGAGCGCAAAGGCAAGCTCAAGCCCAACCGCATCGAAAGCTTCGGCTACGGTTCCTCAAAGCCCCTGAAGGACGAGATAACCGACGCCGACGCCAAGGTGAACCGCCGGGTTGAGTTCCGTCTGCTCAAGCCCGAAGGCGACAAGCCCGCCGATGGCGGCGGGGAGTGGAAATAG
- the dnaA gene encoding chromosomal replication initiator protein DnaA: MLKDFRTVWAGCLRSISAEIGEQSFKTWFQPIAPVELKGNVLTIQVPSAYFYDWLEEHYVDELRRALFQELGPDGRLEYSVVVDQGNEQTPPRSLHLPPSRKTSAPDPRDAPQPMQSNVGNPLAGSGRAASARYVNSAAVRTTPRGNFGINNQSADTLAPPRNPFDTARPMDGNLVPSQLNGSYTFDNYIEGDCNRLARSAGLAVANKPGTTSFNPLMVYGGVGLGKTHLVQAIGNHIKATAPERFVLYVSAEKFTNQFIDSVQRAQVQDFANFYLQVDALILDDVQFLANKGKTQEMFFHIFNHLHQSGKQIVMTSDRPPKDLQGLEDRLLNRFKWGLTADVQSPDFETRVAIIRNKMEQDGIDIPPDHVVDYLANSVHTNVRELEGVIASLVAQSSLSRRDIDLEMVKQALRHIIEEVEAEVNLDFIQKTVAAYFNISVELLKDKTRKKEVVTARQVAMYFAKHHTAHTLKTIGFHFGGRDHTTVMHSVQTVSDLVDSDKKFREQVEELRKKFAK; this comes from the coding sequence ATGCTCAAAGATTTTCGTACGGTTTGGGCTGGCTGTTTGCGCAGCATCTCGGCGGAAATCGGGGAGCAGAGCTTTAAGACTTGGTTTCAGCCCATCGCGCCGGTGGAGCTGAAGGGCAACGTGCTCACCATTCAGGTGCCGAGCGCCTATTTCTACGACTGGCTGGAGGAGCACTACGTGGACGAGCTGCGCCGGGCGCTGTTCCAAGAGCTGGGCCCCGATGGCCGCCTCGAATACAGCGTGGTGGTGGACCAGGGCAACGAGCAGACGCCGCCGCGCTCCCTGCACCTGCCGCCCTCCCGCAAAACCTCGGCGCCCGACCCGCGCGATGCGCCCCAGCCCATGCAGAGCAACGTGGGCAACCCCCTGGCGGGCAGCGGCCGGGCGGCCTCGGCGCGCTACGTCAATTCGGCGGCGGTGCGCACCACGCCGCGCGGCAACTTTGGCATCAACAACCAGTCGGCCGATACGCTGGCCCCGCCGCGCAACCCCTTCGACACGGCCCGGCCCATGGACGGCAACCTCGTGCCGTCGCAGCTCAACGGTTCGTACACGTTCGACAATTACATCGAGGGCGACTGCAACCGCCTGGCCCGCTCGGCCGGCCTCGCGGTGGCCAACAAGCCCGGCACCACCAGCTTCAACCCCCTGATGGTGTACGGCGGCGTGGGCCTGGGCAAAACGCACCTGGTGCAGGCCATCGGAAACCACATCAAGGCCACGGCCCCCGAGCGGTTTGTGCTGTACGTGTCGGCCGAGAAGTTCACGAACCAGTTCATCGACAGCGTGCAGCGCGCGCAGGTGCAGGACTTTGCCAACTTCTACCTGCAGGTAGATGCCCTGATTCTGGACGACGTGCAGTTCCTGGCCAACAAGGGCAAGACGCAGGAGATGTTCTTCCACATCTTCAATCACTTGCACCAGTCCGGCAAGCAGATTGTGATGACCTCCGACCGGCCCCCCAAGGACCTGCAAGGCTTGGAAGACCGGTTGCTGAACCGCTTTAAGTGGGGCCTGACGGCCGACGTGCAAAGCCCCGACTTCGAGACGCGGGTGGCCATCATCCGCAACAAGATGGAGCAGGACGGCATCGACATTCCGCCGGACCACGTGGTGGACTACCTGGCCAACTCGGTGCACACCAACGTGCGCGAGCTGGAAGGCGTGATTGCCTCGCTGGTGGCCCAGAGCAGCCTGAGCCGCCGCGACATCGACCTGGAAATGGTGAAGCAGGCCCTGCGCCACATCATCGAGGAAGTGGAGGCCGAGGTCAACCTGGACTTCATCCAGAAGACCGTGGCCGCGTATTTCAACATCTCGGTGGAGCTGCTGAAGGACAAAACCCGCAAAAAGGAAGTGGTGACGGCCCGGCAGGTGGCCATGTATTTTGCCAAGCACCACACGGCCCACACGCTGAAAACCATTGGCTTCCACTTCGGCGGGCGCGACCATACCACCGTGATGCACTCGGTGCAGACGGTGTCGGATTTGGTGGATTCGGACAAGAAATTCCGCGAGCAGGTCGAAGAGCTGCGGAAGAAGTTCGCGAAGTAG
- a CDS encoding OsmC family protein, whose protein sequence is MINQRGNAVWNGDIKGSGTISTQSGVINAPYSTSARFEGQKGTNPEELIGAAHAGCYTMFLNSILSKDGKTVEQLTTESKVTLDLSTGAPVITKIHVTTSGKVAGLSADEFKEYAENAKANCPVSKALGSVGEMTLEANLAS, encoded by the coding sequence ATGATTAACCAACGTGGCAACGCTGTCTGGAACGGCGACATCAAAGGCAGCGGCACCATTTCCACCCAGAGCGGCGTCATCAACGCTCCCTATTCCACAAGTGCCCGCTTTGAGGGCCAGAAAGGCACCAATCCCGAAGAACTCATCGGAGCCGCCCACGCCGGCTGCTACACCATGTTCCTCAACAGCATCCTGAGCAAAGACGGCAAAACCGTTGAGCAGCTCACCACCGAGTCGAAGGTGACGCTCGACCTGAGCACCGGCGCGCCGGTAATCACCAAAATCCACGTGACTACCAGCGGTAAAGTAGCCGGTTTGTCGGCCGACGAGTTTAAGGAATACGCCGAAAACGCCAAAGCCAACTGCCCGGTTTCCAAGGCCTTGGGCTCGGTAGGCGAAATGACCCTGGAAGCCAATCTGGCCAGCTAA
- a CDS encoding MBL fold metallo-hydrolase, which yields MKILGKNPSAEQLQAFAKLPNFRDGKFRNLDGVEFRVSDAPMGKMLRDFLNKPKSVKPSRAVPAVQTDLTSTSYARPTIIWFGHSSYLIKLRELNILVDPVFSGNASPIPRSVQAFAGANGYNVDHLPPIDVLVLTHDHYDHLDYQTLVRLRGKVKHVVTSLGVGAHLQHWGWPQNLITELNWHQTTTVTDQVQLTAVPAQHMSGRSLRPQRTLWAAYVLQLPGYRLYLGGDSGYNRHFKAIGEQYGPFDLALLENGQYNPSWQAIHTLPEETAQAAVDLQAKMLFPVHWAKFMLAYHPWNEPIKRLLPAADALGLPVTVPRIGEPYTLGEPARREAWWEFE from the coding sequence ATGAAAATTCTGGGCAAAAATCCATCGGCTGAACAGCTGCAAGCCTTTGCGAAGCTGCCCAATTTCCGGGATGGCAAATTCCGAAATCTCGACGGTGTGGAGTTCCGTGTGAGCGACGCGCCCATGGGCAAAATGCTGCGCGACTTTCTCAACAAGCCCAAATCGGTGAAGCCATCGCGGGCCGTGCCCGCCGTGCAAACGGACTTGACCTCGACCAGCTACGCGCGGCCCACCATCATTTGGTTTGGCCACTCGTCGTACCTGATAAAGCTGCGGGAGCTGAATATTCTAGTTGACCCGGTGTTTAGCGGCAATGCCTCGCCCATTCCGCGGTCGGTGCAGGCCTTTGCCGGGGCCAATGGCTACAACGTGGACCACTTGCCCCCGATTGACGTGCTGGTGCTCACCCACGACCACTACGACCACCTCGACTACCAGACGCTGGTACGCCTCCGCGGCAAGGTGAAGCACGTCGTGACGAGCCTGGGCGTAGGCGCCCACCTCCAGCACTGGGGCTGGCCCCAGAACCTCATTACCGAGCTGAACTGGCACCAAACCACCACCGTAACCGACCAGGTGCAGCTAACGGCCGTGCCCGCGCAGCACATGTCGGGCCGCAGCTTGCGGCCCCAGCGCACGCTGTGGGCCGCCTATGTGCTGCAGCTGCCGGGCTATCGGCTCTACTTAGGCGGCGACAGCGGCTACAACCGCCATTTCAAGGCCATCGGCGAGCAGTACGGGCCCTTCGACCTCGCCCTGCTCGAAAACGGGCAGTACAATCCCAGCTGGCAGGCCATTCATACCCTGCCCGAAGAAACGGCCCAGGCTGCCGTCGATTTGCAGGCCAAGATGCTGTTTCCCGTGCATTGGGCCAAATTTATGCTGGCCTACCACCCCTGGAACGAACCCATCAAGCGCCTGCTGCCCGCCGCTGATGCCCTGGGCCTGCCCGTGACGGTGCCCCGCATTGGGGAGCCGTACACCCTGGGTGAGCCCGCCCGCCGCGAGGCGTGGTGGGAGTTTGAGTAG
- a CDS encoding GH3 family domain-containing protein: protein MGIKAVLSRPLAAYVLHRDQRRQQDPVGAQLRLLEKLTAETAGFTAFARAHEVAAFSSHADFIKQVPVRDYEGLKPWFDRTQAGEADVLWPGRPLYLAKTSGTTSGTKYIPITHASIANHIDGARDALLYYIHRTGRSQFLDGKLIFLSGSPELELHHGIHTGRLSGIANHHVPAYLRRNQLPSYATNIIEDWETKLERIVDETLGQPMTLISGIPPWVQMYFDRLTARTGRPIKDIFPDFNLFVYGGVNFEPYRAKLFESIGRPVDSIELFPASEGFLAFQDEPGNPGLLLLLNSGIFFEFVPAERFFEPNAPRLTIADVELDRNYAVVLTSNAGLWGYSLGDTVRFVSLRPHRVVVTGRIKHFLSAFGEHVIGEEVEQTLRETMVQFPEVEVIEFTVAPLVSDDPATPSRHEWLVEFARPPQDAAAFAAALDTSLRRRNSYYDDLRKGNILVPLQLTPLPAGAFQRYMKSLGRLGGQNKVPRLGNDRKVAEGIIAAG from the coding sequence ATGGGTATCAAAGCCGTTTTGAGCCGCCCCCTGGCTGCCTACGTATTGCACCGCGACCAGCGCCGGCAGCAAGACCCCGTGGGCGCGCAGCTGCGGCTGCTGGAGAAGCTGACGGCTGAAACCGCCGGCTTTACTGCCTTTGCCCGGGCCCACGAGGTAGCGGCCTTCTCGAGTCATGCTGACTTTATTAAGCAAGTACCCGTGCGCGACTACGAGGGCCTCAAGCCCTGGTTTGACCGCACCCAGGCCGGCGAGGCCGACGTGCTCTGGCCCGGCCGGCCGCTGTACCTGGCCAAAACCAGTGGCACCACTTCCGGCACCAAGTACATCCCCATCACTCACGCCAGCATCGCCAACCACATCGACGGCGCCCGCGACGCGCTGCTCTACTATATCCACCGCACCGGTCGCAGCCAGTTTCTCGACGGCAAGCTGATATTCCTGTCGGGCTCGCCGGAGCTGGAGCTGCACCACGGCATCCATACCGGCCGCCTCTCGGGCATTGCCAACCACCACGTGCCGGCCTACCTGCGCCGCAACCAGCTGCCCAGCTACGCCACCAACATCATCGAAGACTGGGAAACCAAGCTCGAGCGCATCGTGGACGAAACCCTGGGCCAGCCAATGACCCTGATTTCGGGCATCCCGCCCTGGGTGCAAATGTACTTCGACCGCCTCACGGCCCGCACCGGCCGGCCCATCAAGGACATCTTCCCCGACTTCAACCTGTTCGTCTACGGCGGCGTCAACTTTGAGCCCTACCGCGCCAAGCTCTTCGAAAGTATCGGCCGGCCCGTGGACAGTATTGAGCTATTTCCGGCTTCCGAGGGCTTCCTGGCCTTCCAAGACGAGCCCGGCAACCCGGGGCTGCTGTTGCTGCTCAACAGCGGCATTTTCTTTGAGTTCGTCCCCGCCGAGCGGTTCTTCGAGCCCAACGCCCCCCGCCTCACCATCGCCGATGTGGAGCTGGACCGTAACTATGCCGTCGTTCTGACCTCCAATGCCGGCCTGTGGGGCTACTCTCTTGGCGACACGGTGCGCTTCGTGAGTTTGCGCCCGCACCGTGTGGTGGTTACGGGCCGCATCAAGCACTTTCTCTCGGCCTTCGGCGAGCATGTGATAGGGGAGGAAGTGGAGCAGACGCTGCGCGAAACCATGGTTCAATTTCCAGAAGTAGAGGTCATCGAATTCACCGTGGCGCCGCTGGTGAGCGACGACCCGGCCACGCCCTCGCGGCACGAGTGGCTGGTTGAGTTTGCCCGCCCACCACAGGATGCGGCTGCTTTCGCCGCTGCTTTAGATACTTCGTTGCGCCGCCGCAACTCGTATTATGACGACTTGCGGAAAGGGAATATTCTGGTGCCGCTGCAACTAACGCCGTTGCCAGCAGGAGCGTTTCAGCGGTATATGAAAAGCCTGGGCCGGCTCGGTGGGCAGAACAAGGTACCCAGGTTGGGCAATGACCGGAAGGTGGCGGAAGGGATAATCGCAGCAGGGTAG
- a CDS encoding 3-oxoacyl-ACP synthase, translating to MESRNEMTKPQLHAACQAFIQERIDAARTAMQAAQESSSSETKSSAGDKYETGREMANAERDRNAAHMQQAQQLQVELARISPDAACDAVRPGALVTTNLGRFYIGISAGKLAVEGEEYFAVSGAAPVAVALKGLRAGQEVVFNGKPVRVLAVE from the coding sequence ATGGAAAGCCGAAACGAGATGACCAAACCCCAACTCCACGCCGCCTGCCAGGCCTTTATCCAGGAACGCATCGACGCGGCGCGCACTGCCATGCAGGCAGCCCAGGAATCCTCAAGCTCCGAAACCAAGAGCAGCGCCGGCGACAAGTATGAAACCGGCCGCGAAATGGCCAACGCCGAGCGTGACCGCAACGCTGCGCACATGCAGCAAGCCCAGCAACTACAAGTTGAGCTGGCTCGCATCAGCCCCGATGCGGCTTGCGACGCCGTGCGCCCCGGCGCGCTGGTAACCACCAATCTGGGCCGTTTCTACATTGGCATTAGCGCCGGCAAGCTGGCGGTGGAAGGGGAGGAGTATTTTGCGGTGTCGGGCGCGGCGCCGGTGGCGGTGGCGCTCAAGGGCCTGCGGGCGGGGCAGGAAGTGGTGTTCAACGGCAAGCCGGTACGGGTGCTGGCGGTGGAATAG
- a CDS encoding bifunctional metallophosphatase/5'-nucleotidase, which translates to MTTRRDFLRQSLLGTAGLTVLGGLANSAEAAVNAKAPVKLTILHTNDMHSRIEPFPDNGGQWAGLGGMARRAALIKDIRSKEPNVLLLDSGDIFQGTPYFNFFGGELEYKLMSQMNYDASTLGNHDFDNGLEGLQRQLPNATFPFLIANYDFSKTPLAGRFAPYKVFEKQGIRIGVFGLGIELAGLVSDKNFGGTVYLDPVAKAREMVTQLRGPEKCDLVICLSHLGYKYESAKLDDCKLAAQVSGIDLILGGHTHTFMDAPEPIASPDGRSTLINQVGWSGINLGRLDYEFSHKTKRAGLASASVVPVRAAC; encoded by the coding sequence ATGACTACTCGCCGCGATTTTCTTCGTCAATCCTTGCTCGGCACCGCTGGCCTCACCGTGCTCGGCGGCCTGGCCAATTCGGCCGAAGCCGCTGTGAATGCCAAGGCCCCGGTAAAGCTCACCATCCTGCACACCAACGACATGCACTCGCGCATCGAGCCCTTCCCCGACAACGGCGGGCAGTGGGCCGGGCTGGGCGGTATGGCGCGGCGCGCGGCCCTCATCAAAGACATTCGCAGCAAAGAACCCAACGTGCTGCTGCTCGATTCGGGCGACATCTTCCAGGGCACGCCGTACTTCAATTTCTTTGGCGGGGAGCTGGAATACAAGCTCATGAGCCAGATGAATTACGACGCCAGCACCCTGGGTAACCACGACTTCGACAACGGCCTCGAGGGCTTGCAGCGCCAGCTGCCCAATGCCACCTTCCCGTTCCTGATTGCCAATTACGACTTCTCCAAAACGCCCCTGGCCGGGCGCTTTGCCCCCTATAAGGTGTTTGAGAAGCAGGGCATCCGCATTGGCGTGTTTGGCCTGGGCATTGAGCTGGCCGGGTTGGTGAGCGACAAGAACTTTGGCGGCACCGTGTACCTCGACCCCGTAGCCAAAGCCAGGGAAATGGTGACCCAGCTGCGCGGCCCCGAGAAGTGCGACCTGGTCATCTGCCTGTCGCACCTAGGCTACAAGTACGAGAGCGCCAAGCTCGACGACTGCAAGCTAGCGGCGCAGGTGTCGGGCATCGACCTGATACTGGGCGGCCACACCCACACCTTCATGGACGCGCCCGAACCCATCGCCAGCCCCGATGGCCGCTCGACGCTGATTAACCAAGTAGGCTGGTCGGGTATAAACCTGGGCAGATTGGATTATGAATTTTCCCATAAAACCAAGCGTGCCGGCTTAGCCAGTGCCTCCGTCGTGCCGGTTCGGGCAGCCTGTTAA